One genomic segment of Desulfocapsa sulfexigens DSM 10523 includes these proteins:
- a CDS encoding ABC transporter permease, whose translation MILQFLLFLRIAYRSLYVHKFRSFLSVLGIVCGVMAVMAMISTGEGAKQEVLGRIEKMGLKNIYIRKVELSEELKKQVAEKQSYGLSLYDVERLQLLTPAITQVGAVRKATLTPVGTGIGITPKILQCTGNYASLLGLKIKEGRFINELDSYRENQVCVIGSSLSRRLGTEGQVGRSVRMNDSLYKIVGILNSYDFDASQTAKINIENFNDIVFLPLKIPKNPTRFGSAMRQFSMLSHIVVEVDRRKNVESVAKLVRRTLELTHSQVLDYNIVVPLELLAQSLAAQRIFNLVLAVTGGVSLLVGGIGIMNIMLATVTERRREIGVRRAVGATEKDIACQFLAESFLLTMCGGVIGLVGGVICVNVIEMWAGWPIRVTIYAMFVPFVLACGTGIFFGFYPAVRAARMDPIQALRTV comes from the coding sequence ATGATACTTCAGTTTTTACTTTTTCTTCGAATTGCTTATCGCTCACTCTATGTTCACAAATTCCGCTCCTTCCTAAGTGTGCTTGGTATCGTGTGCGGTGTCATGGCGGTTATGGCCATGATATCAACCGGAGAAGGTGCTAAGCAGGAAGTTCTGGGACGAATAGAAAAGATGGGCTTGAAAAATATCTACATCAGGAAAGTGGAACTCTCTGAAGAGCTGAAAAAGCAGGTCGCGGAAAAACAATCATACGGTTTATCACTCTATGATGTCGAGCGCCTGCAGTTATTGACCCCTGCTATTACTCAGGTTGGTGCGGTTCGAAAGGCCACTCTTACTCCGGTTGGGACAGGAATTGGCATTACTCCCAAAATCTTGCAATGTACCGGTAACTATGCGTCACTGCTTGGTTTGAAAATAAAAGAAGGGAGGTTTATCAATGAGCTGGATTCCTATCGTGAAAATCAGGTATGTGTCATAGGCAGTTCACTATCGAGAAGACTCGGTACCGAGGGGCAGGTCGGTAGATCCGTCAGAATGAATGACTCTCTTTATAAAATTGTTGGTATTCTGAACAGCTATGATTTTGACGCATCTCAGACTGCAAAAATAAATATTGAGAACTTTAATGATATTGTTTTTTTACCATTGAAGATCCCTAAAAATCCGACTAGGTTCGGTTCAGCCATGCGTCAATTTTCAATGCTATCTCATATTGTTGTGGAGGTGGATAGACGAAAGAATGTGGAATCCGTGGCAAAGCTTGTTCGCCGGACCCTGGAGCTGACTCATAGCCAGGTGTTGGATTATAATATTGTCGTTCCTCTGGAACTTTTGGCCCAGTCTCTTGCAGCACAAAGGATTTTTAATCTGGTGCTGGCTGTTACAGGAGGGGTTTCTCTGTTGGTTGGGGGGATTGGGATTATGAATATTATGCTCGCTACGGTGACGGAGCGCAGGCGTGAAATAGGTGTGCGTCGGGCTGTTGGCGCCACTGAAAAAGATATTGCCTGTCAATTTCTTGCGGAGTCTTTTCTCCTTACCATGTGTGGTGGAGTGATTGGACTTGTTGGAGGGGTGATCTGTGTCAATGTCATCGAAATGTGGGCTGGGTGGCCAATAAGGGTGACCATTTACGCAATGTTTGTACCATTTGTTTTAGCCTGTGGTACTGGTATATTTTTTGGTTTTTATCCGGCCGTTCGTGCCGCCAGAATGGATCCTATTCAGGCGCTCAGAACTGTATGA
- a CDS encoding ABC transporter ATP-binding protein: MLLEAKGLSRSYLIGQTTIPILRGVDISVAEGEFISIMGTSGSGKSTLLHILGGLDTPDHGTYIFNGKDMLSMSDIERSGIRAHWIGFVFQTFDLLPELNVVENISLPFLYNKTAPDLKNHQIKNAMERVGLMHRQMHRPQELSGGEMQRVAIARALAVNPKLILADEPTGNLDSRNSHDILNLFRDLNESGATVIMVTHDEKVAAFSERTLEMADGCLS; this comes from the coding sequence ATGTTACTCGAGGCAAAGGGCTTAAGCCGAAGCTATCTAATTGGTCAAACCACTATTCCCATTCTCCGGGGGGTTGATATCTCTGTTGCTGAGGGTGAATTTATTTCGATAATGGGCACGTCCGGTTCGGGGAAATCTACGTTACTTCATATTCTGGGAGGACTGGATACCCCTGATCATGGCACCTATATTTTCAATGGAAAAGATATGCTCAGTATGTCGGATATCGAAAGATCCGGGATACGAGCCCATTGGATTGGCTTTGTTTTTCAAACCTTTGATCTGCTGCCGGAACTGAATGTTGTTGAAAATATCAGCCTTCCTTTTCTCTACAATAAAACAGCCCCTGATCTGAAAAATCATCAGATTAAGAACGCAATGGAGAGGGTTGGTCTCATGCATCGTCAAATGCATCGCCCTCAGGAACTTTCAGGAGGAGAGATGCAACGGGTAGCAATAGCAAGAGCCCTGGCTGTTAATCCAAAACTAATTCTGGCCGACGAGCCCACTGGTAATCTAGATAGCAGGAATAGCCATGACATTCTTAATCTTTTTCGGGATTTAAATGAATCCGGTGCCACTGTTATCATGGTCACTCACGATGAAAAAGTTGCTGCTTTCTCCGAAAGAACTCTGGAGATGGCAGACGGGTGCCTGAGCTAG